One genomic segment of Sander lucioperca isolate FBNREF2018 chromosome 10, SLUC_FBN_1.2, whole genome shotgun sequence includes these proteins:
- the LOC116066639 gene encoding aldehyde dehydrogenase, mitochondrial, with amino-acid sequence MLRAVISRALPRLSRPPVCHYSAAAIPAPSGQPEVHFDKLFINNQWQDAASGKTFPTINPATGEVISQVAEADGADVDKAVKAARDAFRLGSPWRRMDASHRGLLLNRLADAIERDSAYLAELETLDNGKPYAISYMVDLPNVVKCFRYYAGWADKWEGKTIPIDGDYFCYTRHEPIGVCGQIIPWNFPLLMQAWKLGPALATGNTVVMKVAEQTPLTALYVASLIKEVGFPEGVVNILPGMGPSAGAAIANHMDVDKLAFTGSTEVGHLIQQASGSSNLKKVTLELGGKSPNIILSDADMEDAVEQSHFALFFNQGQCCCAGSRTFVQADIYDEFLERSAERARRRVVGNPFDLKTEQGPQVDQEQFNKILGYISSGKREGARLMCGGGVAADRGYFIQPTVFGDVQDNMAIAREEIFGPVMQILKFKTLEEVVTRANDSKYGLAAAVFTKDIDKAHYVSNALRAGTVWINCYDVFGAQAPFGGYKASGNGRELGEYGLDNYTEVKTVTIKVPQKNS; translated from the exons ATGCTCCGCGCCGTCATTTCTCGTGCCCTTCCCCGACTGAGCCGGCCGCCGGTGTGTCACTACTCTGCGGCCGCTATCCCTGCACCCAGCGGCCAGCCTGAGGTCCATTTTGACAAG CTGTTCATCAACAACCAGTGGCAGGACGCAGCGAGCGGGAAAACCTTCCCGACCATCAACCCCGCCACTGGGGAAGTCATCAGTCAGGTTGCCGAGGCTGATGGG GCAGATGTAGACAAGGCGGTGAAGGCAGCGCGGGATGCCTTTAGGTTGGGGTCACCGTGGCGACGGATGGACGCCTCTCATCGCGGCCTGCTACTCAACCGATTGGCCGATGCCATTGAGAGGGACTCTGCCTACCTCGCT GAACTGGAGACCCTTGACAATGGGAAGCCGTACGCTATTTCCTACATGGTGGATCTGCCCAACGTGGTGAAATGTTTCAG GTACTACGCAGGCTGGGCTGACAAATGGGAGGGAAAGACCATCCCCATCGATGGAGACTATTTCTGCTACACCCGACATGAACCCATCGGAGTCTGTGGACAGATCATCCCG TGGAACTTCCCTCTGCTGATGCAGGCGTGGAAACTTGGCCCGGCCCTGGCGACCGGTAACACTGTGGTGATGAAAGTCGCGGAGCAGACGCCGCTCACAGCACTCTACGTAGCCAGCCTGATTAAAGAG GTGGGTTTTCCTGAAGGTGTTGTGAATATCTTGCCAGGCATGGGACCATCAGCTGGCGCTGCCATTGCTAACCACATGGATGTTGACAAGTTGGCCTTCACTGGATCAACAGAG GTGGGTCATCTCATCCAGCAGGCTTCAGGCAGCAGTAACCTAAAGAAAGTCACTCTGGAGCTGGGAGGAAAGAGTCCGAACATCATCCTGTCTGATGCCGACA TGGAAGATGCAGTGGAGCAGTCCCACTTTGCTCTGTTTTTCAACCAAGGCCAGTGTTGCTGCGCCGGCTCCCGAACGTTTGTCCAAGCCGACATCTACGATGAGTTTTTGGAGCGGAGTGCCGAGCGAGCGCGGAGACGCGTGGTGGGAAACCCCTTTGACCTAAAGACCGAGCAGGGAcctcag GTGGATCAGGAGCAGTTCAACAAGATCCTGGGCTACATCAGCagtgggaagagagagggagccaGGCTGATGTGTGGGGGAGGAGTGGCTGCTGACAGAGGCTACTTCATCCAGCCGACGGTGTTCGGAGACGTCCAGGACAACATGGCCATCGCCAGGGAGGAG ATCTTTGGCCCAGTGATGCAGATCTTGAAGTTCAAAACACTGGAGGAGGTGGTGACGAGAGCCAACGATTCGAAATACGGTCTGGCGGCCGCCGTGTTTACTAAAGACATCGACAAGGCCCACTATGTGTCCAACGCACTCCGCGCCGGCACAGTCTG GATTAACTGTTATGACGTGTTTGGGGCTCAGGCTCCGTTTGGAGGTTACAAGGCCTCCGGTAACGGCAGAGAGCTCGGAGAGTACGGCCTGGACAACTACACAGAAGTCAAAACG gTGACCATCAAGGTGCCACAGAAGAATTCTTAG
- the LOC118496190 gene encoding uncharacterized protein LOC118496190 translates to MDEHHKKVCTFPQETQIGHEEENKEAIPEKTAVKTKWRHSAAPSQQGKRGQDEGKTEDVPMEEADSGLEELATDDMVMADYVGAPPGASTLGSPLDSKVNVSPFGSRPEILAGTHLATKDFEMDPPGFSDVSKSGKSWLESDESDPLLWSEQVKSGKKSVDTKSDGMQGHANGKGALGDDAMLHILLLRGLESDQSGFRDPIFGDGSLGESDFDSGIEKGGARHLGQFTGAAKTKRQEEVQEFSKTITRPHRVSSGSVSSEEMLQDSPIKTSIKIRLRDLFLEVLTFGVGGTDGNPPVQSNLIQQTTK, encoded by the exons ATGGATGAGCACCATAAGAAAGTCTGCACTTTTCCACAGGAGACACAGATTGGCCATGAGGAGGAAAACAAAGAAGCCATTCCTGAGAAGACTGCTGTGAAGACCAAATGGAGGCACAGTGCTGCACCCAGCCAGcagggaaagagaggacaggacGAAGGCAAGACAGAAGATGTGCCTATGGAAGAGGCAGACAGCGGGCTGGAAGAGTTAGCAACAGATGACATGGTTATGGCAGA TTATGTTGGCGCTCCACCTGGTGCCAGTACACTTGGTTCTCCTCTGGATTCAAAAGTCAATGTGAGTCCGTTTGGCAGTAGGCCTGAGATATTAGCGGGGACACATTTGGCCACCAAGGACTTTGAAATGGACCCCCCAGGTTTTTCTGATGTCAGCAAGTCAGGAAAGAGCTGGCTGGAGTCTGATGAGTCAGACCCTCTGCTATGGTCAGAACAGGTCAAGTCTGGCAAGAAGTCAGTGGACACCAAGTCTGACGGGATGCAAGGGCACGCAAACGGCAAAGGAGCTCTTGGAGATGATGCTATGCTTCACATTCTACTGCTCAGAGGGTTAGAATCGGACCAGTCTGGGTTCAGGGACCCGATCTTTGGAGACGGGTCACTTGGCGAGTCTGATTTTGATTCTGGAATTGAAAAAGGTGGAGCTCGTCATTTGGGTCAATTTACTGGAGCGGCGAAGACAAAAAGGCAGGAAGAAGTACAAGAATTTTCAAAAACCATTACAAGACCACACAGGGTCAGTTCTGGTTCGGTTAGTTCAGAGGAAATGCTTCAAGACAGCCCCATTAAGACTTCTATTAAGATAAGACTGAGAGACTTGTTCTTGGAGGTGCTGACGTTTGGTGTTGGAGGAACAGATGGAAACCCTCCCGTGCAGTCTAATCTAATTCAACAGACCACCAAATAA